One window of Lawsonibacter asaccharolyticus genomic DNA carries:
- a CDS encoding PEP phosphonomutase-like enzyme, which translates to MNKTTQLKKLLLQRKALPCPGVYDALSARMVEYCGFQACQISGFGVSASSLGMTDASFTSLEEIVRITSNIVRAVDIPVMTDADTGYGNAVNVWWTTKRLEETGAAGMNLEDQCFPKRCGHMAGKQLISLGEMVGKIRAAVDAKRDPDFVINARTDAAYVCGIEEAIRRGNAYLEAGADMVFVESPASAEEVKRAIEQIKGPVSINMLEGGRTPMLTFEELRQLGAARVSCPMFTSLIAAYALQKGLSYLMEHGTSSGFEEHMSFEAFKVFTDTPSVRAMEERYIPKD; encoded by the coding sequence ATGAACAAAACTACGCAGTTGAAAAAACTATTGCTGCAGCGAAAAGCATTGCCCTGTCCCGGAGTATATGATGCATTAAGCGCGCGGATGGTGGAATACTGCGGATTTCAAGCATGTCAGATTTCCGGGTTTGGAGTTTCGGCATCTTCGTTGGGGATGACAGATGCCAGCTTTACCTCTTTGGAGGAAATCGTCCGGATCACATCCAATATTGTGCGGGCAGTAGATATTCCTGTCATGACGGATGCTGATACCGGCTATGGGAATGCAGTCAATGTCTGGTGGACGACAAAACGGCTGGAGGAGACCGGCGCAGCCGGTATGAACTTAGAAGATCAATGTTTCCCTAAACGCTGCGGCCATATGGCTGGGAAACAGCTTATCTCTTTGGGAGAGATGGTGGGCAAGATAAGAGCGGCAGTAGATGCCAAAAGAGACCCGGATTTTGTGATCAATGCCCGTACTGATGCAGCTTACGTATGCGGAATTGAGGAAGCAATCCGCCGCGGAAATGCATATTTGGAAGCTGGTGCTGACATGGTTTTTGTAGAATCCCCTGCTAGTGCAGAAGAAGTAAAGCGGGCTATTGAACAGATCAAGGGGCCGGTCAGCATCAACATGCTGGAAGGAGGCCGTACACCGATGTTGACTTTTGAAGAGCTGAGACAGCTTGGCGCTGCAAGGGTCAGCTGCCCCATGTTTACCTCGCTGATAGCTGCATATGCGTTGCAGAAGGGCTTGAGTTATCTGATGGAACACGGGACCAGTTCCGGCTTCGAGGAACACATGTCATTTGAGGCGTTCAAAGTATTTACAGATACTCCCTCTGTCCGCGCGATGGAAGAAAGGTACATTCCGAAAGATTGA
- a CDS encoding carboxyvinyl-carboxyphosphonate phosphorylmutase, which yields MRTSEQFRNMIKASGVIQIPGCYDCITATIVERAGFPAAYLTGSGISLTLSGIPDLNTISYLELRQVVQNIRSAIQIPMLVDIDTGFGAPLNLYRLTKEFEQLDIAAVQIEDQKVPKKCGHELGRRLVRDEEMVKRIRTIHENRLENGLVIVARTDARTVVGLDEAIRRGRLYLDAGADVIFVESPESYEEVKKIASEIKGPVLFNNVEGGRSPFLSRQELEEAGVKMTIYPNAQTRVVAKKCMELLNTLQQTGTTAGMENEMLSHRELWSMFNSEKWVAIEKKYMPD from the coding sequence ATGCGTACTTCAGAACAATTTCGAAATATGATAAAGGCATCAGGGGTCATTCAGATCCCGGGCTGCTATGACTGTATTACAGCCACGATTGTGGAAAGAGCAGGATTTCCAGCCGCATATTTGACCGGATCTGGTATTTCCTTGACGCTCTCTGGTATTCCTGATCTCAATACGATCAGTTATCTAGAACTTCGGCAAGTGGTACAAAACATACGCAGTGCGATCCAAATCCCTATGCTGGTCGATATTGATACTGGATTTGGTGCACCTCTCAACCTCTACCGACTTACCAAAGAATTTGAACAGCTGGATATCGCGGCAGTCCAGATTGAGGATCAAAAGGTTCCCAAAAAATGCGGGCATGAGCTGGGGAGAAGACTTGTTCGGGACGAAGAAATGGTAAAGCGGATTCGTACCATCCATGAGAACCGGCTGGAAAACGGTCTCGTTATTGTTGCCCGCACAGATGCCCGTACAGTCGTAGGGCTGGATGAGGCGATTCGCCGGGGCAGACTGTATTTGGACGCAGGTGCAGATGTAATTTTTGTAGAGAGCCCAGAAAGCTATGAAGAGGTCAAAAAGATTGCATCCGAGATTAAAGGCCCTGTCCTCTTCAACAACGTAGAGGGAGGGCGCAGCCCATTCCTATCCAGACAGGAGCTGGAAGAGGCGGGGGTCAAGATGACGATCTATCCCAATGCCCAGACTAGGGTGGTCGCAAAAAAATGCATGGAGCTTCTCAATACGCTTCAACAGACCGGGACAACAGCAGGGATGGAAAATGAGATGCTTTCCCACAGAGAATTGTGGAGCATGTTTAACAGCGAGAAGTGGGTAGCAATCGAGAAAAAGTATATGCCGGATTAA